The genomic segment GTCGCTCTCCTCCGGTGGGAACGAGTGCAGCGCGTACCGGCCGTCGCGTTCGAGGTCGCGGCGCTTCGGCGAGTCCACCACGAAGCAGAACAGCCCCTCGTCGGTGATGACCGGGGAAACCGGGTGCACCCGGGGACCGCCGTCGGCGCGGACGGTCGCCAGGTAGCCGAGACCCGGGCCGTACTGCTGCATGAGGAGACGGATCGAGTCGGCGAGCCGCGGCTCGTCGGAGGCGAATTCGGACCAGGATGCCATGCGGTGATTCTATCGAACATACGTTCGATTCGCGACCCCGGCCCTGACCAGGCCGGACCGTGACCGCTCGGTATGGTGGCACGATGCTGCTCTCCGACCGCGACCTCGCAGACGAGATCAAGGCCGGCACGCTGGCACTCGACCCGTTCGAACCCGAACTGGTGCAGCCGTCGAGCATCGACGTCCGGCTGGACCGGCTGTTCCGGGTCTTCAACAACCACCTCTACACGCACATCGACCCGGCCGTGCAGCAGGACGACCTGACCTCGGTGGTCGAGGTACCCGACGGCGAACCCTTCGTGCTGCACCCGGGCGAGTTCGTGCTCGCCTCCACGCTTGAAGTGATCTCGCTGGGCGATCAGCTCGCCGGCCGGCTGGAGGGGAAGTCGAGCCTCGGCCGGCTCGGCCTGCTCACCCACTCGACCGCCGGCTTCATCGACCCGGGCTTCTCCGGCCACGTCACGCTGGAGCTGTCAAACGTGGCGAATCTGCCGATCACGCTCTGGCCGGGCATGAAGATCGGCCAGCTCTGCATCTTCCGGCTCGCCTCACCGGCCGAGCACCCGTACGGCTCGGCCATCTACGGGTCGCGCTACCAGGGCCAGCGGGGGCCGACGCCGAGCCGCGCCTGGCGCAACTGGCGGGTCTGGCCGACCACCCGCTGACGCGTGGTGGCCGGCCAGCATCCGCGAGACGTCAGCCCGGTCGGCCGTAGCTGTGGATCGGGGAGGTGTCGACCTTCTTCATCTTCACCGGTTCGCCCGCCTGAGGGGCGTGCACCACCCAGCCGTTGCCGACATACATCCCGACGTGATGCAGGTCGGCGTAGTAGAAGACCAGGTCACCGGGGCGCAGGTTGGCCCGGCTGACACTCGGCACGGCCTGGCGCTGCTTCGCGGCGTTGTGCGGCAGACCCACGCCGGCCTCCGCCCAGGCGGCCAGCATCAGACCGGAGCAGTCGTACGAGTTCGGCCCGGACGAACCCCAGTAGTAGGGCTTGCCGATCTGGGCACAGGCGAACTTGACGGCGACGCCGGCCTTCCCGCCCGGGTAGGTGGCCGGGCAGGGCGCCGGCCGCAACGGACCGGCCGACCCGTTGCCGTACGCGGTCAGCCGCATCTCCTGCAACTTGTCCACCTCGGCGTCGATCTGCTTCTTCTTCTTGGCCAGTTCCGCCTCGGTCTTGGTCAGCTCCGCGACGAGCGCGTCCAGCGGGGCCTTCTCGGCGGCGTACTTGTTCTTGAGCTCGACGACGGTCTGCACGTCCTGCTGCTGCCGCCGGGCGAACTGGTCCAGCACCGTGAGCTGGTCCATCAGGTTGCTTGGCGAGCCGGTGGCCAGCACCGCGTTCAACGCCGACGCCCGGTTGTCCTTGTACGCCTCGACGGCGAAGTCGCCGACCCGGTTCATCGCCAGGTCGATCTGCAACTGCAGCGGCTCGATCTTCTTGTTGAGCGCGGCGACCTGCTTCTTCTTGACGGCCAGGTCCTGGCGGGTGGCGTTGTGCCGTTCGATGATCGGCTCAAGCGAGTTCCACGCCTCGTCGATCTGCTTCTCGATCTCGGGAACCGATGGCTGGGCGGCGGCCGGGGCGGCGCCGAAGAGGGCGACGGTGAGGCCGGCGACCGTGGCGAGCACGGGTGTGATCAGGGACCAGCGGCGCGGGCGGGACCGGGCGGCGGCCTGGGCCACCGGAGCGGGTCGCGACCGCGGGGCAGGGGTTGCCACCGGAGTCGGTACTCCTTCTTCCGTGACCGCCTACCGGGTTAGCTGACGGGTTCGGGCGGGAAGGAAAGCGCCCTACCGCAGGTTCGCGGATTCACCCCGGACTTCGTGGGTCCCCGGTTCGCCTGGCGACGATTCGGCGGTGTCGAGCCGATGCCGCCCGGCTGGGCGACCTGCTGCCGACTCGACGGCACCCCAGAGTAGGGAAAGCCGTTATCGCAGCGCAACCCTTGATGTCAATCGATTCGTTGCGTAGATGGTCGACTGCGGACAGTTGCATTATCCGGCCGGAAAGTCCGAAAAGCCCGCCACGGTCGGGCGGGCTTTTCGGCTATGGAACTTTCAGCCGACGCGTTTGAAGCCCGCGATCGGCATTGCGTCGATCTGCTGCATCTGCACCGGTGTCCCGGAGCGCGGCGCGTGCACCATGATGCCGTTTCCGACATACAGCCCGACGTGGTGCAGGTCACTGTAGAAGAAGACCAGATCTCCCGGTCGAGCATTCGCGCGACTCACCGTACTGCCCTGATTCCACTGCGCACCGGTGAAATGTGTCAGCGATACGCCGGCCTTGCCCCACGCGTACTGGGTCAGGCCGGAACAGTCGAACGAACTTGGACCGGTGGCACCCCACACGTACGGCTTGCCGATCTGGGCGCACGCGGTCCGCACCGCGACACCGGCCGGTCCGCCGATGTACGTGGCGGGGCAGGGCCCGATCCGCTGTGCCGCGCCGGAGCCGGTGTAGCCGGCCGCGGTGAGCCGCAACTGCTCCAGCCGCTTCATCTCCGCGTCGATCTGCTTCTTCTTCGCGGCCAGCTCGGCGTCCTGCTTGCGCTGCTGCTCGATCAGGTCGTCCAGCTTGCGCTTCTCCGCGTCGTACTTGTCGCGGGCCGCGACCACCGCGGCGATCTGCTCCTGCTCGTCGCGAGCCAGCCGGTCCAGCAGCGCGAGCTGGTCGGTCAGGGTGCTGGCCGAGCCGGTGACCAGCAACGCGTTCAGGTCGGAACCGGGGCCGGTCTTGTAGTAGCGGGACGCGAGCCGGCTCATCTTGTTCATCGACAGCTCAGCCTGCAGCGCCAGCGGCTCGATCTTCTCCGCCAGGTCGGCGGACTTCTTCTGGTTCGAGCGCAACTGACTGCGTACCTTGTTGAACTGCTCGATGGTCGGTTCGAGCTGCTCCCACTGCTTGTCGAGCTGCGCCTCGATCTCCTCGATCGAAGGTGCGGCCGTGGCCGGTGTCGCGGGCAGCAGACCGACACAGACCAGCGCGGCGAGTGCCAGCGCGCCGAAAACGGCGCGGGACCGGCGGGGGCGACCGGCGGGCACAGGATCAGGGGTACGACGTTGAAAGGGCACAAGTGCCACTGGCAGCGACTCCTCTGTTACCGACCGCGGGCGCCTTTCGGAGGGGGACGAAGGGCGACGTGCCACAGCGGTCGGTGCCCCACAATAGGGAAGCTTTGATGCCGAATCAAGACATCGGATTCCGGTCCTGATGCGGTCTCGTGGCGGCCCGGATACGGTCGGATCATGTCGACGCTGACGCTCGCGGAGGAACTGCTGCTGCTCGTCTACAACGACGAGGGAACCGCCGAGCTGAGCAATCCGGCCCTCTCGCACGGGCTCGGCGGCTCGGTGCTGCTCGACCTGACGCTCGCCGGGCGGGTCGACGTGGCCGACAAGAAGGTGACCGTGACGGACCCGGCCCCGACCGGCGAGCCGCTGCTTGACGACGCGCTGCGCCGGATCGGCGAGGCGAAGAAGCCGCGCTCGCCGAAGCACTGGGTCAACCGGCTGGGCAACGGCCTGGACGAACGGGTGCTGGACCGGTTGGTTGATTCCGGCATCCTGCGCCGCGAGCGGGACAAGGTGCTCTGGGTCTTTCCGCGTACCCGCTATCCGGCCCCGCACGGGGTGCAGCCGCCGGTGGAGACGGACCTGCGGCAGCGGCTCGCCGCGGCCGTGACCGGCGACGGACCGGTCGAGCCGCGACTCGCCGCGCTCTGCGGGCTGCTCCGGGCGGTCGGGCTGGACAAGAAGGTGTTCAGGGACCTGCCCCGGGACCGGGTCAAGGAGCGGCTGACGCGGATCGCCGAGGGCGACTGGGCCAGCGCCGCGACCAAACGCGCCATCGAGGAGGCGCAGGCCGCGATGATGGTGGCGATCAGCACCGCGACCACCGTCGCCGCGACCAGCAGCAGCTGAGCGGCTACGCCTGCGGCTGGACCGACCGGAGCAGCACCGTCGCCACGTCGACCACCTCGACCTCGCCGTCGGCGCCCTTGCCGGTCACCCCGTCGCCGAGCATCGTGTAGCAGAACGGGCAGCCGACGGCCACCGTCTTCGCGCCGGTGGAGATGGCCTCCTCGACCCGTTCGACGTTGATCCGCTTGCCGATGCGCTCCTCCATCCACATCCGGGCACCGCCCGCGCCGCAGCAGAACGACCGCTCGCTGTTGCGGGGCATCTCGGTGAGGCCGTCGGCCGCCGCGGCCCCGAGCACCTCGCGTGGCGGCGTGAAGACCCGGTTGTGCCGGCCCAGGTAGCACGGGTCGTGGTAGGTGACGCCGCCGTCCACCGGCTGCACCGGGGTGAGCTTGCCGGTGGCGACCAGGTGGGCCAGCAGCTGGGTGTGGTGCACCACCTCGAAGTGACCGCCAAGCTCGCCGTACTCGTTGCCCAGGGTGTTGAAGCAGTGCGGGCAGGTCGCGACGATCTTGCGCTTGGTCGGTTCCCGGTCGCCGAACGCCTCGTTGAGGGTCTCGACGTTCTGCTGGGCGAGCATCTGGAAGACGAACTCGTTGCCGATCCGACGGGCCGGGTCACCGGTGCAGGTCTCGCCCTCACCGAGGATGGCGAAGTCGACCCCCGCCTCGTGCAGCAGGGTGGCCACCGCCCGGGTGGTCTTCTTCGCCCGGTCCTCGAAGGCGCCCGCGCAGCCCACCCAGAACAGGTACTCGAAGTCGTCACGCTCACCGACCCGCGGCACCTCGAAGTCCAGCCCTTTGGTCCAGTCCTCGCGGGTGTTCGGCGGGGCGCCCCATGGGTTGCCCTTGTTCTCCAGGTTGCGCAGCATCACGCCGGCCTCGGACGGGAAGCTCGACTCGATCAGGACCTGGTACCGCCGCATGTCGACGATGTGGTCGACGTGCTCGATGTCGACCGGGCACTGCTCCACGCAGGCCCCGCAGGTGGTGCAGGACCAGAGCACGTCCGGGTCGATGATGCCGAGCTCCTCGGCGCCGCCGATCAGCGGCCGGTCGGCCTCGGCCAACGCCAGCGCGTCGACGCCTGCCAACTGCTCCGCGGTGCCCTTCTCCTCGCCGGTGAGGTCCTTGCCGCCGCCGGCCAGCAGGTAGGGCGCCTTCGCGTACGCGTGGTCCCGCAGCGACAGCACCAGCAGCTTCGGCGACAGCGGCTTGCCGGTGTTCCAGGCCGGGCACTGCGACTGGCAGCGGCCGCACTCGGTGCAGGTGGTGAAGTCGAGCAGGCCCTTCCAGGTGAACTGCTCCACCTGGGCGACCCCGAACTGGTCTTTCTCCGGGTCGGCTTCCTCGAAGTCGAGCGGCTTGCCGCCGATCGTCATCGGCCGCAGCGCGCCGAGCCCGGACTCCGGCCGGCCGGGGTCGCGC from the Solwaraspora sp. WMMD1047 genome contains:
- the dcd gene encoding dCTP deaminase: MLLSDRDLADEIKAGTLALDPFEPELVQPSSIDVRLDRLFRVFNNHLYTHIDPAVQQDDLTSVVEVPDGEPFVLHPGEFVLASTLEVISLGDQLAGRLEGKSSLGRLGLLTHSTAGFIDPGFSGHVTLELSNVANLPITLWPGMKIGQLCIFRLASPAEHPYGSAIYGSRYQGQRGPTPSRAWRNWRVWPTTR
- a CDS encoding NlpC/P60 family protein, which encodes MATPAPRSRPAPVAQAAARSRPRRWSLITPVLATVAGLTVALFGAAPAAAQPSVPEIEKQIDEAWNSLEPIIERHNATRQDLAVKKKQVAALNKKIEPLQLQIDLAMNRVGDFAVEAYKDNRASALNAVLATGSPSNLMDQLTVLDQFARRQQQDVQTVVELKNKYAAEKAPLDALVAELTKTEAELAKKKKQIDAEVDKLQEMRLTAYGNGSAGPLRPAPCPATYPGGKAGVAVKFACAQIGKPYYWGSSGPNSYDCSGLMLAAWAEAGVGLPHNAAKQRQAVPSVSRANLRPGDLVFYYADLHHVGMYVGNGWVVHAPQAGEPVKMKKVDTSPIHSYGRPG
- a CDS encoding NlpC/P60 family protein — translated: MPAGRPRRSRAVFGALALAALVCVGLLPATPATAAPSIEEIEAQLDKQWEQLEPTIEQFNKVRSQLRSNQKKSADLAEKIEPLALQAELSMNKMSRLASRYYKTGPGSDLNALLVTGSASTLTDQLALLDRLARDEQEQIAAVVAARDKYDAEKRKLDDLIEQQRKQDAELAAKKKQIDAEMKRLEQLRLTAAGYTGSGAAQRIGPCPATYIGGPAGVAVRTACAQIGKPYVWGATGPSSFDCSGLTQYAWGKAGVSLTHFTGAQWNQGSTVSRANARPGDLVFFYSDLHHVGLYVGNGIMVHAPRSGTPVQMQQIDAMPIAGFKRVG
- a CDS encoding GPP34 family phosphoprotein, producing the protein MSTLTLAEELLLLVYNDEGTAELSNPALSHGLGGSVLLDLTLAGRVDVADKKVTVTDPAPTGEPLLDDALRRIGEAKKPRSPKHWVNRLGNGLDERVLDRLVDSGILRRERDKVLWVFPRTRYPAPHGVQPPVETDLRQRLAAAVTGDGPVEPRLAALCGLLRAVGLDKKVFRDLPRDRVKERLTRIAEGDWASAATKRAIEEAQAAMMVAISTATTVAATSSS
- a CDS encoding (Fe-S)-binding protein, whose amino-acid sequence is MGSVQIVTTVLAAAVTAVAVWLATRAVLRMVAVIRLGQPDPTRFTDRGNRLRTMLTETLGHTRMLRWSVVGAAHWFVMVAFVVLSLLVLEAYFEVVSPTGGLPIIGGWAVYGIATELIGVLGLVGILVLIGIRLRNRPADAGRKSRFTGSTMWQGYFVEAVIVAVLICGFLIRGFKVATDHFEYPAWGTPVSHAVGALLPDWEAGVSITALVKIAISMTWLIVIALNVTMGVAWHRFAAFFNIFFKRDPGRPESGLGALRPMTIGGKPLDFEEADPEKDQFGVAQVEQFTWKGLLDFTTCTECGRCQSQCPAWNTGKPLSPKLLVLSLRDHAYAKAPYLLAGGGKDLTGEEKGTAEQLAGVDALALAEADRPLIGGAEELGIIDPDVLWSCTTCGACVEQCPVDIEHVDHIVDMRRYQVLIESSFPSEAGVMLRNLENKGNPWGAPPNTREDWTKGLDFEVPRVGERDDFEYLFWVGCAGAFEDRAKKTTRAVATLLHEAGVDFAILGEGETCTGDPARRIGNEFVFQMLAQQNVETLNEAFGDREPTKRKIVATCPHCFNTLGNEYGELGGHFEVVHHTQLLAHLVATGKLTPVQPVDGGVTYHDPCYLGRHNRVFTPPREVLGAAAADGLTEMPRNSERSFCCGAGGARMWMEERIGKRINVERVEEAISTGAKTVAVGCPFCYTMLGDGVTGKGADGEVEVVDVATVLLRSVQPQA